The sequence ATCAAGCCGGCGGGCGGCCACGCCGTGTACCTCAACGCCAAGAAGTTCCTGCCGCACATCCCGCCGGAGCACTTCCCCGGCCAGGCCCTCGCCGTGGAGCTTTACCGCGAGGGCGGCGTGCGGGCCTGTGAGATCGGCAGCCTCATGTTCGGCGAGAGCGAGGCGCCGGAGATGGAGCTGGTGCGCCTGGCCATCCCCCGACGCGTCTACACCGGCGCCCACATGAAGTTCGTGGCCGACGCGCTGCGCGGGATCCATCAGCGGCGTGACCAGCTCAAGGGCTACCGCATCGTGTGGCAGCCACCCATGCTGCGCCACTTCACCGCTGTGCTGGAGCCCTTGCCCTGAGGGCGGCGTGAGACAGGCCGCCTTCAGGCTCCGCGCCGTCCTGCTCGACATGGACGGCGTGCTGATCGACTCGCAGCCCAACCATGTGCGGGCCTGGCAGGCCGTCTTCGCGGCGCGAGGCGTGGCGCTGGACGCCATGCTCCCCCTGCAGCGGGAGGGCGAGAAGGCGCTGGACACCTGCGCCTGGATCTGCCGGGAGCTGGGACTGGACTGGGACAGCAGGGAGCGCGAGGCCCTGGTGGCGGAGAAGCGCCGCATCTTCCGCGCCCTGCCCGGTAGCGATGTCTTTCCCGGAGCGGTGGACCTGCTCGACGGCCTGGCGGCGCGCGGTCTTCCCGCGGCCCTGGTGACGGGCTCCACCGTGGTGAACGCGCGGGCCCTCGTGCCGGCCGCCCTGTGGGCGCGTTTCGGGGCGGTGGTGACGGCGGAGGACGTGGCCCGGGGCAAGCCCGACCCGGAGGGCTACCGCAAGGCGGCGGCGGCCCTGGGCGTGACGCCGGACTCCTGCCTGGCGGTGGAGAATGCCCCTTTCGGCATCCAGGCTGCCCGGGCGGCGGGTTGCCGCGTGCTGGCCTTGACCACCACCCTGCCGGCGGAGTGGCTGGCGGAGGCGGACGAGATCAGCGGGCGGCACGAGGTCGTGCTGGAGATTGTTGACGGGTTGTCGCGGAGGCGATGAGCCCCCATCCCGACCTTCCCCCTGGGAGGGGAGTGGGCTGGGCGCCATGAACCCCCATCCCGACCTTCCCCCTGGGAGGGGAGTGGGCT is a genomic window of bacterium containing:
- a CDS encoding HAD family phosphatase; its protein translation is MRQAAFRLRAVLLDMDGVLIDSQPNHVRAWQAVFAARGVALDAMLPLQREGEKALDTCAWICRELGLDWDSREREALVAEKRRIFRALPGSDVFPGAVDLLDGLAARGLPAALVTGSTVVNARALVPAALWARFGAVVTAEDVARGKPDPEGYRKAAAALGVTPDSCLAVENAPFGIQAARAAGCRVLALTTTLPAEWLAEADEISGRHEVVLEIVDGLSRRR